Proteins from a genomic interval of Clostridium sp. AN503:
- a CDS encoding PadR family transcriptional regulator, whose product MATIDLIVLGILKRQSLSAYDIQKLVEYRNISKWVKISTPSIYKKVIQLEEKGLIKSNIVKEGKMPEKAVYSLTESGAKEFENLMNKIAAQPIHFFLDFNAVIVNLHSLSPEGQKACLESIEGNVKTLKTYLEKNIREKENAPDVPETGMAVLQQQYILAQAVETWIASLLPTGKDM is encoded by the coding sequence ATGGCGACCATAGATTTAATTGTATTGGGAATATTGAAAAGGCAATCGCTCAGCGCCTATGACATTCAAAAATTAGTTGAGTACCGCAATATCTCCAAATGGGTGAAAATCAGCACGCCTTCCATTTATAAAAAGGTGATACAACTTGAGGAAAAAGGGCTGATAAAAAGCAACATCGTCAAAGAGGGGAAAATGCCGGAGAAAGCAGTCTATTCACTGACGGAAAGCGGAGCAAAGGAGTTTGAAAACCTGATGAATAAAATCGCGGCGCAGCCGATACATTTTTTCCTGGACTTCAACGCAGTGATCGTAAATCTGCACAGCCTTTCGCCAGAGGGACAAAAAGCCTGTCTGGAAAGCATCGAAGGGAACGTGAAAACCCTAAAAACTTATCTGGAAAAAAATATACGGGAAAAAGAAAACGCACCTGATGTTCCCGAGACAGGTATGGCGGTCTTACAGCAGCAGTATATATTGGCCCAGGCGGTCGAAACTTGGATTGCATCCCTTTTACCAACTGGCAAGGACATGTAA
- a CDS encoding MATE family efflux transporter has product MNEPNKKMALLGSAPIPQALLALGLPTMIGMLINALYNLVDTYFVGGLGTDQMGAVTVAFPLGQVIVGLGLLFGNGAAAYLSRLLGRGDKETANKVASTAVYSSVLIGAILILCSVISLKPILRQLGALESIMPYAISYTSIYITFSIFNVFNVTMNNIMSSEGAARTAMCALMAGALLNVVLDPIFIYVLNFGVAGAAIATAISQMVSTVVYLCYILRKKSVFDFRIKECCFSKEIMSEILKIGIPTLLFQVLTSLSIGMMNNAAKEYGGSALAAMGPLTKIMSMGSLIVFGFLKGFQPIAGFSYGAKKFDRLHEAIKISIIWSTIFCVVFGLAAAIFSSQIMALFTKGDMEMIRVGSAALRANGLSFILFGFYTVYSFLFLVMGKAAKGCILGACRQGICFVPVILFLPTVCGLSGVLYAQPVADVLSAAVAALMAVDLHKELSAAKASLHL; this is encoded by the coding sequence ATGAATGAACCAAACAAAAAAATGGCGCTGCTGGGGAGCGCGCCGATTCCCCAAGCACTGTTGGCATTAGGGCTTCCAACCATGATTGGAATGCTGATCAACGCGCTGTACAATCTTGTAGACACCTACTTTGTTGGTGGACTGGGAACCGATCAGATGGGCGCCGTCACGGTGGCATTTCCCCTCGGACAAGTGATCGTAGGCTTGGGCTTGCTATTTGGAAATGGAGCTGCCGCCTATCTTTCAAGACTGCTCGGACGGGGGGACAAGGAAACAGCAAACAAGGTAGCCAGCACCGCCGTATACAGCAGTGTATTGATCGGCGCAATTCTGATTCTTTGCTCTGTCATTTCCCTAAAGCCGATTTTAAGACAACTCGGCGCATTGGAAAGCATCATGCCTTATGCAATTTCTTATACCAGTATCTATATCACGTTTTCCATTTTTAACGTATTCAACGTCACCATGAACAATATCATGTCAAGCGAAGGGGCCGCCAGGACAGCTATGTGTGCATTGATGGCAGGCGCCTTATTGAACGTGGTTTTAGACCCCATATTTATCTATGTGCTTAACTTTGGCGTAGCAGGTGCCGCGATTGCCACGGCTATTTCGCAAATGGTTTCCACAGTGGTCTATTTATGCTATATCCTCCGCAAAAAAAGTGTGTTTGATTTCCGTATCAAAGAATGCTGTTTTTCCAAAGAGATCATGTCCGAGATTTTGAAGATTGGGATTCCTACCTTACTATTTCAGGTATTGACCAGCCTTTCCATCGGTATGATGAACAATGCTGCGAAAGAATATGGAGGTTCCGCGCTGGCCGCGATGGGGCCGCTCACAAAGATCATGTCTATGGGGAGTTTGATCGTTTTCGGTTTTCTGAAAGGCTTTCAGCCAATCGCCGGATTCAGCTACGGGGCGAAGAAGTTTGACCGCCTGCATGAAGCGATCAAGATCTCTATCATCTGGTCCACCATATTTTGCGTGGTGTTTGGATTGGCCGCTGCAATTTTTTCCTCGCAGATCATGGCCCTGTTTACAAAAGGTGACATGGAGATGATTCGTGTCGGTTCGGCTGCTTTACGGGCAAACGGCCTCTCCTTTATCCTTTTTGGCTTCTACACGGTATATTCGTTCTTGTTCCTTGTAATGGGAAAAGCGGCGAAGGGTTGTATCCTTGGCGCCTGCAGGCAAGGGATTTGCTTTGTGCCTGTCATTCTGTTTCTTCCGACGGTCTGCGGTTTAAGCGGTGTTCTTTATGCCCAGCCGGTTGCTGATGTTCTTTCTGCAGCCGTGGCAGCACTGATGGCAGTTGATCTTCACAAAGAATTATCTGCAGCAAAAGCAAGCCTGCACTTGTAA
- a CDS encoding sulfatase-like hydrolase/transferase, translating into MSDRKNDRKNVLMICTDHWSASLMGCAGRSDIMTPTLDYLAENGVRFENCYSECPVCIPARRTLMTGLSPRSHGDRVYSDRMEMPPVTTLAEAFRDHGYQTMAVGKLHVYPQRSRIGFEDVILAEEGRYELGAVDDYQIWLGEHGYLGQEFMHGMGNNTYYTRTWHLDEQAHPTNWVTMEMIHQIKRKDPTKPFFFYCSYQFPHPPLVPLKTFWDMYDDSEIDPPAGQDWIDDSYIFKALCEQARIYTDKEKRRARRAFFAQCTHIDYQIRLLIGTLRESNLLDDTILVFTSDHGDMLFDHEMVAKRCFYEEAACVPLILSGKPLLPWRGTVEKKLAQLGDIMPTLLDLCGLPIPDTVEGIPLLSERTHPYLYGEVSEGDKATRMIRWDRYKLIYYPCGNVLQLFDLEKDPAETHNCAGEAKYAQTLETMERYLVESLYGKDLEWVLEGRLVGFEPGTYTVKADYGLYNQRGYHWPTPAGYSNQGKNA; encoded by the coding sequence ATGAGCGACAGGAAAAATGACAGAAAAAATGTTCTGATGATCTGTACAGATCACTGGTCCGCGTCCCTGATGGGATGTGCGGGCCGCAGCGATATCATGACGCCGACCCTGGATTATCTGGCGGAAAACGGCGTGCGGTTTGAGAACTGCTACAGCGAGTGCCCGGTCTGCATCCCCGCAAGGCGCACGCTGATGACGGGGCTTTCGCCCAGAAGCCATGGGGACCGGGTCTACTCGGACCGCATGGAAATGCCCCCGGTGACCACGCTTGCGGAGGCATTCCGGGATCATGGCTATCAAACCATGGCCGTGGGAAAGCTGCATGTGTATCCACAGCGCAGCCGTATCGGCTTTGAGGATGTTATCCTGGCGGAAGAAGGGCGGTATGAGCTGGGGGCGGTTGACGACTACCAGATCTGGCTGGGGGAGCACGGCTATCTGGGACAGGAATTTATGCATGGTATGGGAAACAACACTTACTATACCAGGACCTGGCATCTGGATGAACAGGCGCACCCGACCAACTGGGTGACCATGGAGATGATACACCAGATCAAACGGAAAGACCCGACCAAGCCGTTTTTCTTTTACTGTTCCTATCAGTTCCCGCATCCGCCGCTGGTCCCGCTTAAGACCTTCTGGGATATGTATGACGACTCAGAGATCGATCCGCCCGCAGGACAGGACTGGATCGACGACAGCTATATCTTCAAGGCTTTGTGTGAGCAGGCGCGGATCTATACTGACAAGGAGAAACGCCGCGCCAGAAGAGCATTTTTTGCCCAGTGCACCCACATTGACTACCAGATCCGGCTGCTGATCGGCACCCTGCGGGAAAGCAATCTGCTGGATGACACGATCCTGGTATTCACCAGTGACCACGGGGACATGCTGTTTGACCATGAGATGGTGGCAAAGCGGTGTTTCTATGAGGAAGCTGCCTGCGTGCCGCTGATCCTTTCCGGGAAACCTCTTCTGCCCTGGCGGGGGACGGTGGAGAAGAAGCTGGCTCAGCTTGGGGATATCATGCCGACGTTGCTGGACCTCTGTGGGCTTCCGATCCCGGATACCGTCGAGGGGATCCCGCTGTTGTCGGAGAGGACTCACCCCTATCTGTACGGGGAGGTCAGCGAAGGCGACAAGGCCACCCGCATGATCCGGTGGGACAGGTATAAACTGATCTATTATCCCTGCGGAAATGTACTCCAGTTATTTGATCTGGAGAAAGACCCGGCGGAGACCCATAATTGTGCGGGGGAAGCAAAGTACGCTCAGACGCTTGAAACGATGGAGCGGTATTTGGTCGAATCCCTTTATGGTAAAGATCTGGAATGGGTTTTGGAAGGCAGGCTCGTGGGTTTTGAACCGGGGACGTACACAGTCAAAGCGGACTATGGCCTTTATAATCAGAGGGGCTATCACTGGCCGACTCCGGCGGGATATTCAAATCAGGGGAAGAATGCATGA
- the dctP gene encoding TRAP transporter substrate-binding protein DctP → MKKTMAVILACTMAAALTACGGSGKADTTAVQTAAKPGAGTSAEASAKAGEAGGTAETAAEGESYTFKFALQNGENHPLCQGIAKFGETLEEKSGGRIKLELFYSGSLGDKASTVQGLQTGTIDAAMLMSGVIADYGSEKLGVFTLPYLFDSVAHARAFENSDAGRALLDTVQSSGSKMVCIGAYQESARNYFFTKKRVEKPEDMKNMLIRCQEGSIYYDSVEAIGAAAESVAFSELYSALQSGVVDGAEQPLSGFVNNAFQEVSKYYVMDQHEISPNLILFSEVTWNRMSDADRQMIQEAFAESVPYFEGLSDSKDKEYLQTIKDSGTEIIDVNITEWQEACSSVYDKYGSKYADIIEQIKSTKY, encoded by the coding sequence ATGAAAAAAACGATGGCAGTGATACTTGCATGTACCATGGCGGCAGCATTGACAGCATGCGGCGGATCGGGAAAGGCGGACACCACGGCGGTGCAGACCGCGGCGAAACCGGGGGCCGGTACTTCCGCAGAAGCCTCAGCGAAAGCGGGAGAAGCGGGAGGCACAGCGGAAACGGCTGCGGAAGGCGAAAGCTACACGTTTAAATTTGCGCTTCAGAATGGTGAGAATCATCCACTCTGCCAGGGAATCGCAAAATTCGGAGAAACCTTAGAGGAGAAGAGCGGCGGCAGGATCAAGCTGGAGCTGTTTTACAGCGGTTCCCTTGGGGACAAGGCGTCCACGGTCCAGGGGCTCCAGACCGGGACGATCGACGCAGCCATGCTGATGAGCGGTGTGATCGCCGACTACGGCAGTGAAAAACTGGGTGTATTTACACTGCCTTACCTGTTCGATTCCGTGGCCCATGCCAGGGCGTTCGAGAACAGTGACGCGGGACGGGCGCTGTTGGATACGGTGCAGTCTTCAGGCAGCAAAATGGTGTGCATCGGGGCATACCAGGAATCTGCAAGAAATTATTTCTTTACGAAAAAAAGAGTAGAAAAACCGGAAGATATGAAAAATATGCTGATCCGGTGCCAGGAAGGCTCTATCTATTATGATTCGGTGGAGGCCATTGGGGCTGCTGCCGAGTCGGTGGCATTTTCGGAGCTGTACAGCGCGCTGCAGTCCGGCGTAGTGGACGGAGCGGAGCAGCCATTATCTGGATTTGTGAACAATGCGTTCCAGGAGGTTTCCAAATATTATGTGATGGACCAGCATGAGATCAGCCCCAACCTGATCCTGTTTTCAGAGGTGACCTGGAACCGGATGAGCGATGCGGACCGCCAGATGATCCAGGAAGCGTTTGCAGAGTCAGTGCCGTATTTTGAGGGCCTGTCCGATTCCAAGGACAAAGAATATCTCCAGACCATCAAGGATTCCGGCACGGAGATCATCGATGTGAATATCACTGAATGGCAGGAGGCGTGCAGCAGCGTTTATGACAAATACGGCAGTAAATATGCGGATATCATAGAGCAGATCAAGAGCACAAAATATTGA
- a CDS encoding TRAP transporter large permease encodes MDTTAIILLLASFFIMIILGFHISYAMMASAGITILYLGLSPTQIINTMVDSVDGFTFLAIPFFILSGDIMAHGGISDRLILLADALVGWMRGGLAMVNVMASIFFGGISGSATADTASLGAILIPMMHKQGYDKEFATAVTMTSSVQGMLIPPSHNMIIYAMAAGGISVSALFMAGIVPGVLLGLALMVFSYYLSVKRNYPKGTPFSVRHLLTALKKSIWGLGTVLIVVVGVVAGVFTATESAAIACVYALVVSMVVYREMSWRELLTVLKSSIKTLSTVLILISASGPFGFCITYLKIPTMVVNGLLGLTDSKFILLLLINLIILVLGTILGMASIIVIVTPILMPVLLSIGLSPIQFGAILILNCGIGLITPPVGGVLFIGSGISGVPIERLFRHTLPLIAVMLVVLLLITYIPAFTLALPGALGLL; translated from the coding sequence ATGGATACGACAGCGATCATCCTTCTTCTTGCATCATTTTTTATTATGATCATCCTTGGATTTCATATATCCTACGCGATGATGGCTTCCGCGGGTATCACGATCCTGTATCTGGGACTGTCTCCGACACAGATCATCAATACGATGGTGGACAGTGTAGATGGATTTACCTTCCTTGCAATCCCGTTTTTTATCCTGTCCGGCGATATTATGGCGCACGGCGGGATCTCAGACCGGCTGATCCTTTTAGCGGATGCGCTGGTGGGCTGGATGCGCGGCGGGCTGGCTATGGTAAATGTGATGGCGTCCATCTTTTTCGGGGGTATTTCCGGATCGGCAACGGCAGACACGGCCTCCCTGGGCGCGATCCTGATCCCCATGATGCACAAGCAGGGGTATGACAAAGAGTTTGCTACTGCGGTCACCATGACCAGCAGCGTGCAGGGCATGTTGATCCCGCCCAGCCACAACATGATCATCTACGCCATGGCGGCGGGCGGGATCTCCGTCAGCGCCCTGTTCATGGCAGGGATCGTGCCGGGCGTTCTCCTGGGGCTGGCTCTGATGGTGTTCAGCTATTACCTGTCGGTAAAACGGAATTATCCAAAGGGGACCCCGTTTTCTGTGAGACATCTTCTGACGGCGCTCAAAAAATCCATATGGGGCCTGGGGACGGTGCTCATTGTGGTGGTTGGCGTGGTTGCAGGGGTATTCACCGCCACCGAGAGTGCGGCGATTGCCTGTGTATATGCCCTGGTGGTATCCATGGTGGTTTACCGGGAGATGAGCTGGAGAGAGCTGCTGACGGTCTTAAAGAGCAGTATTAAGACATTGTCTACTGTACTGATCCTGATCTCTGCATCCGGGCCGTTCGGTTTCTGTATCACATACCTAAAGATACCGACTATGGTGGTCAATGGCCTGTTGGGCCTGACGGACAGTAAGTTTATCCTGCTGCTTTTGATCAACCTGATTATCCTGGTGCTGGGGACGATCCTGGGGATGGCGTCCATCATCGTGATCGTGACACCGATCCTGATGCCCGTACTTTTAAGCATTGGTTTAAGTCCGATCCAGTTTGGTGCGATCCTGATCTTAAACTGCGGCATCGGCCTGATCACCCCGCCGGTGGGCGGCGTACTGTTTATCGGCAGCGGGATCTCCGGCGTGCCGATTGAGCGGCTGTTCCGCCATACACTGCCGCTGATCGCAGTGATGCTGGTGGTATTGCTGCTGATCACGTATATTCCGGCGTTTACGCTGGCGCTGCCGGGCGCACTGGGACTTTTGTAA
- a CDS encoding LysR family transcriptional regulator, whose translation MDFRQLQYITTVAEYQNITKAADALFISQSALSHYIQKAEQELGIVLFDRSTSPITLTLAGQHYVETARRILLENEQLMKVFRDITHHMTGKLRIGTSRDRASYTIPRLLPDFARQYPGIEVEVVTESGYQLTEALRAGKIDLVLLPVYKSESFPGIETRKIYSEELIFAAREGYVTPKQRVPGHPGSIDLKKCKDMPFFLLFQEHRSRYAINALFRAHRIKPPVKMEFSSNITSYWMASTGMGVTIIPYLTTRLTRCEQPMELFSIGAEPVTWDVQVWTRKNAYLGQPERDLIELAKGIFQREML comes from the coding sequence ATGGACTTTCGCCAGTTACAATATATCACCACCGTAGCAGAATACCAAAATATCACAAAGGCCGCGGACGCCCTGTTCATCTCCCAGTCCGCCTTAAGCCATTATATCCAGAAGGCCGAGCAGGAGCTTGGCATCGTGCTGTTTGACCGTTCCACTTCCCCCATCACGCTGACCCTTGCAGGGCAGCATTATGTGGAGACCGCCCGGCGGATCCTTTTGGAAAATGAACAGCTCATGAAGGTGTTTCGGGACATCACCCACCACATGACAGGCAAGCTGCGCATCGGCACCTCCAGGGACCGGGCTTCCTACACGATCCCCCGGCTGCTGCCGGATTTCGCAAGGCAATACCCCGGAATCGAGGTGGAGGTGGTTACAGAGAGCGGCTACCAACTGACCGAGGCGCTGCGGGCAGGCAAGATCGACCTGGTACTGCTGCCTGTCTATAAGAGCGAATCCTTCCCCGGCATCGAGACCCGGAAGATCTATTCAGAAGAGCTGATATTTGCCGCAAGGGAAGGATACGTTACGCCTAAGCAGCGGGTCCCCGGACATCCCGGTTCCATTGATCTTAAGAAATGTAAAGACATGCCGTTTTTCCTGCTGTTCCAGGAACACCGCAGCCGCTATGCCATCAACGCCCTGTTCCGGGCGCACCGGATCAAGCCGCCGGTGAAGATGGAGTTCTCCAGCAATATCACCAGCTACTGGATGGCCTCCACCGGTATGGGCGTCACGATCATCCCATACCTGACCACCCGTCTGACCCGGTGTGAACAGCCTATGGAACTGTTTTCCATAGGCGCAGAGCCGGTCACCTGGGATGTGCAGGTCTGGACACGAAAGAACGCTTACCTTGGGCAGCCGGAACGGGATCTGATCGAGCTGGCGAAAGGGATATTCCAGAGGGAGATGCTGTGA
- a CDS encoding TRAP transporter small permease produces the protein MEQMSGNVKARLSLLDKIADALSGFMILACIVVFGVMVFSVSYGVLGRYLPFVRNPRWTQELAILCMVWLCFMGAGYAIKEGLHVRMTVISFLVPKKAASFLHGCAYGLLLVVNLMWVIYGVQLLDLTKMAKMPATGWPMSITYLSVVVGGIYGAAMSVYRLMKGGF, from the coding sequence ATGGAACAGATGAGTGGAAATGTTAAGGCGCGCCTGAGCCTTCTGGATAAGATCGCGGATGCATTATCCGGATTTATGATCCTGGCGTGCATTGTGGTATTTGGTGTGATGGTATTTTCTGTATCATATGGAGTGTTGGGGCGCTATCTGCCCTTTGTCCGCAATCCGCGGTGGACGCAGGAGCTGGCGATCCTCTGCATGGTCTGGCTGTGCTTTATGGGCGCAGGCTACGCGATCAAGGAAGGGCTGCATGTGCGGATGACGGTGATCAGCTTTCTGGTCCCGAAGAAGGCGGCGTCCTTCCTGCATGGATGCGCATATGGGCTGCTTCTGGTGGTGAATCTCATGTGGGTCATCTATGGAGTACAGCTTCTGGATCTGACGAAGATGGCGAAAATGCCGGCCACCGGCTGGCCCATGAGCATCACCTACCTCTCTGTTGTGGTAGGGGGGATCTACGGGGCTGCCATGTCTGTATACCGGCTGATGAAAGGGGGATTTTAG
- a CDS encoding aconitate hydratase, with translation MAQNLTRKILAAHLAKPSEMKPGEEIFLKVDQTLTHDINAVMTYLAFEAVGLDRIRTECSVSYLDHNLLYLDNKTPDDHIYLQSVAKRYGVHVSKQGNGICHAVQVARFGAPGKLSMGGDSHTPHGGSIGMMCIGVGGMDVATAMTGVPMRLKMPQVIRVNLTGSLKPGCNAKEVILEMLRRVTIKGGLGKVFEYVGPAVKDLEVSARATIANMGAEMGATTSIFPADEQVRKFMKAQGREDEYIELLPDEGCEYDGEMEINLSELEPLIACPHQPDNVIPLREVEKKKVQQVFIGSCTNASYTDIAKAALVLQGRHVHEDVSCTCAIASKQIYKQLMHDGYIDMLLDAGVRLLELACGPCCAIGQSPATKGVAVRTTNRNFKGRAGNPTAEIYLVSPESAAATAVVGTFASAEDILGADVVKLSEVQEPEAYPVDDSMIIRPLPLEEAQKVEIVRGPNIQPLPVPDAPEQNLSAQISLKTVDNITTDDITPASAEFSSMRSNIPLMSQYCYHRYDSGFAARAKEMGKSIIIGGENYGQGSSREHAAINPMYLGVKAVIAKSIARIHKGNLVNHGIIPMIFADPADYDKVDLYDELEIENLRDQMRTRKITVKDKTKDIAFKVKLELSDSELEVILCGGQLRYLKKELEEMDEHVQ, from the coding sequence ATGGCGCAGAATCTGACAAGGAAAATCCTGGCGGCGCATTTAGCGAAGCCGTCGGAGATGAAACCGGGGGAAGAGATCTTCCTGAAAGTGGACCAGACACTGACGCATGACATCAATGCGGTCATGACGTATCTGGCATTTGAGGCGGTTGGGCTGGACCGGATCCGGACGGAATGCAGCGTGAGCTATCTGGACCACAATCTGTTGTATCTGGACAACAAGACGCCGGACGATCACATTTATCTGCAGTCGGTGGCAAAGCGTTATGGGGTGCATGTTTCCAAGCAGGGCAACGGGATCTGCCATGCAGTGCAGGTGGCGAGGTTTGGTGCGCCTGGCAAGCTCAGTATGGGCGGCGACAGCCACACGCCCCACGGCGGTTCCATCGGCATGATGTGTATCGGAGTGGGCGGTATGGACGTGGCGACTGCCATGACCGGCGTGCCCATGCGGCTTAAGATGCCGCAGGTGATCCGGGTGAATCTGACTGGAAGCTTAAAGCCTGGCTGCAATGCGAAGGAGGTCATCCTGGAGATGCTCCGCCGCGTCACGATCAAAGGCGGACTTGGCAAGGTCTTTGAGTACGTGGGACCGGCGGTGAAGGATTTAGAGGTTTCCGCCCGCGCGACGATCGCCAACATGGGGGCGGAGATGGGGGCTACCACATCTATTTTCCCGGCAGATGAGCAGGTGCGTAAGTTTATGAAGGCCCAGGGACGGGAGGATGAGTATATCGAGCTTCTGCCGGATGAGGGCTGTGAGTACGACGGTGAGATGGAGATCAACTTAAGCGAGCTGGAGCCGCTGATCGCATGCCCGCACCAGCCGGACAACGTGATCCCGCTGCGGGAAGTGGAGAAAAAGAAGGTGCAGCAGGTATTTATCGGAAGCTGTACCAACGCAAGCTATACGGATATCGCAAAGGCGGCGCTGGTGCTGCAGGGACGCCATGTGCATGAGGATGTGAGCTGTACCTGTGCGATCGCATCAAAGCAGATCTACAAGCAGCTCATGCATGACGGATACATCGATATGCTGCTGGATGCGGGAGTGCGCCTCTTGGAGCTGGCCTGCGGCCCCTGCTGCGCCATCGGGCAGTCCCCTGCCACCAAGGGCGTGGCGGTGCGCACCACCAACCGGAACTTTAAGGGACGGGCAGGCAATCCGACGGCGGAGATCTACCTGGTAAGCCCGGAGAGCGCGGCGGCAACCGCAGTTGTGGGGACCTTTGCCAGCGCGGAGGATATCCTGGGGGCGGACGTGGTGAAGCTTTCAGAGGTTCAGGAGCCGGAAGCATATCCGGTGGACGATTCCATGATCATCCGCCCGCTGCCCTTAGAGGAGGCACAGAAGGTAGAGATCGTGCGCGGACCCAACATCCAGCCGCTCCCGGTGCCGGATGCGCCGGAACAGAATCTGTCTGCGCAGATCAGTTTAAAGACTGTGGACAATATCACCACCGACGATATTACCCCGGCCAGCGCAGAGTTTTCCAGTATGCGCTCCAATATCCCGTTAATGTCCCAGTATTGCTACCATCGTTATGATTCCGGCTTTGCGGCCAGGGCCAAAGAGATGGGAAAGAGCATTATCATCGGCGGAGAGAATTATGGACAGGGATCTTCCAGAGAACATGCGGCGATCAATCCGATGTACCTGGGCGTAAAGGCGGTGATCGCGAAAAGTATTGCAAGGATCCACAAGGGGAATCTGGTCAACCATGGGATCATTCCGATGATCTTTGCGGATCCGGCGGATTATGATAAGGTGGATCTCTATGACGAGCTGGAGATTGAGAACCTGCGTGACCAGATGCGGACACGGAAGATCACAGTGAAGGACAAGACAAAGGACATTGCTTTTAAGGTGAAGCTGGAATTATCTGACAGTGAGCTTGAGGTCATCTTGTGTGGCGGACAGCTACGATATCTGAAAAAAGAGCTGGAAGAAATGGATGAACATGTACAGTGA
- a CDS encoding isocitrate/isopropylmalate family dehydrogenase, translating into MKQKDEGNVMGEMNESSKMNEINMDHEIAAAQEKFAELIRSEFERIERMKQDKEVKDFSKLDKIVVGVLPGDGIGPIIMKQALRVLEVLMKEELASGKLVIRQIEGMTIENRAAKLQSLPDEVLAEVKECDVILKGPMVTPRAGEPWPNLLSANSLLRRSLELFAAVRPIRIPDKNIDWTFFRENIEGEYIWGNKGIQVNEDLAVDFKVQTAQGSERIARAAFDFAKKNGKKNVTIVTKANIVKLADGNFIKAVRKVGEEYPEIEIQERLVDAMCAKMLDPEFNKGIEVIVLPNLYGDIVTDVAAEHQGGLGTASSSNIGNKYAMFEAIHGTAPYLISHGRGDYADPSSLIRAVGMMLAHIGYADRKELLEKALDICTVTERKVVLTTFVEDASAAEYTDYLIGTIEKIR; encoded by the coding sequence ATGAAACAGAAAGACGAGGGAAATGTCATGGGCGAGATGAATGAGAGCAGCAAGATGAATGAGATCAATATGGATCATGAGATCGCAGCTGCGCAGGAGAAATTTGCAGAGCTGATCAGATCGGAGTTTGAGCGTATCGAGCGGATGAAACAGGATAAGGAAGTAAAAGATTTTTCTAAACTGGATAAGATTGTTGTGGGCGTACTGCCAGGCGATGGGATCGGGCCGATCATCATGAAGCAGGCGCTCCGGGTACTGGAAGTCCTGATGAAGGAAGAACTGGCATCCGGCAAGCTGGTGATCCGCCAGATCGAAGGGATGACCATAGAGAACCGGGCGGCGAAGCTTCAGTCTCTGCCGGATGAGGTGCTGGCGGAGGTGAAGGAATGTGATGTGATCCTTAAGGGGCCGATGGTGACCCCGAGAGCCGGTGAGCCATGGCCGAACCTCTTAAGCGCCAACAGCCTGCTGCGCCGCAGCCTGGAGCTGTTTGCAGCGGTCCGTCCGATCCGGATCCCGGACAAGAACATTGACTGGACGTTCTTCAGGGAAAATATTGAGGGCGAATATATCTGGGGCAACAAGGGCATCCAGGTAAATGAAGACCTGGCGGTGGATTTTAAGGTGCAGACCGCGCAGGGAAGCGAGCGGATCGCCCGGGCCGCGTTTGATTTTGCCAAAAAGAACGGCAAGAAGAATGTGACCATCGTCACCAAGGCCAACATTGTGAAGCTGGCTGACGGCAATTTCATCAAGGCAGTGCGCAAGGTGGGCGAGGAGTATCCGGAGATTGAGATCCAGGAACGCCTGGTGGACGCCATGTGCGCGAAGATGCTGGATCCGGAGTTCAACAAGGGGATCGAGGTCATCGTGCTTCCGAACCTGTACGGCGATATCGTGACAGATGTGGCAGCAGAGCATCAGGGCGGTCTGGGGACCGCGTCCTCCTCCAACATTGGCAATAAATATGCCATGTTTGAGGCGATCCATGGCACCGCGCCTTACCTGATCTCCCATGGCAGAGGCGATTATGCGGACCCCAGCAGCCTGATCCGGGCCGTCGGCATGATGCTGGCCCATATCGGATACGCGGACCGGAAGGAACTCCTGGAGAAGGCGCTGGATATCTGCACGGTCACGGAGCGGAAGGTCGTACTGACTACCTTTGTGGAGGATGCCAGCGCGGCGGAGTATACGGATTACCTGATCGGGACGATCGAGAAGATCAGATAG